The following are encoded in a window of Stieleria sp. JC731 genomic DNA:
- a CDS encoding family 16 glycoside hydrolase, with translation MIRRILLLAIPIAASLVGWDNGWTAEPRYSVLFNGKNLDGWKGDPKLWSVQNGSIVGQTTDQAPIPANTFLIRQDGNVGDFELKCLVRFEGNNSGVQYRSEFADETSLALKGYQADLHPRIDYMGMMYGEKTGRGIIAQGGQRVVIDPDGKPKTTELRGLSDIDTSDWNELRIVAVGNRMIHQINGTTTIDLTDRHPEAKLSGLLGLQLHRGPAMKVEFRSVLYRALSNQDGEQLVEQLAKATKLKSDTTDDSGDISEAPASWVQRNSKPKWIWAKAPKDGQKVAFRKTFNLQGNITAAQIYTTCDNRMQLWINGQSIATSNAWERPVIRSIADALTEGPNTIAIEGQNEGGVAALVSRIKIQSGNQTKFIDTDSSWKFTETASAGWQQNSFDDSKWESAKAIGELGDTPWGVPGIDGRQSGSRLINPHSIYAPPGFVVDRIYEVPSEQGSWVALATDPQGRIYACDQGGEGLFRLTIRDGQSPLVESVSQGALSNLSGAQGLHWAFDSLWFHRNGGHLYRLTDTDGDDRLDMVEEFPGGTGGGEHGNHAVLTTPDGKGLYMVGGNHAPIAKDSNSEVPTWYEGLLLPRMWDSGGHARGLTAPGGWVTRLNIEDKTQTIQTIGFRNEYDIALNRHGDLFTYDADMEWDLGLPWYRPTRICFVAKGADFGWRSGSGKWPAYYEDSLPSVVDIGPGSPTGVISGLSADFPTRYRDAIFAADWTFGTMYAIHLKPDGAGYKGEAEPFVYGSPLPLTDVTIGADRSMYFAIGGRGTRSGLYRVRYVGDQATSEPSGIDAASAKARQQRIVLEAFHGVENPKAIDIAWPHLASNDRYLRHAARIAIESQPTAGWAERIANEANPQARITATVALARVGKETDQEAALTYLLDIKPSSLNEGQMLGLLRAYALIFERLGKPTATQSDAVISQIGPMLPSESDNINTELIRVLTYLRWEKVVPKAMDLIVNRKPTPPPAWTELASRNAGYGGPINRMIENMPPMSEINYAFILRNMRQGWTVDLRRQYFTFLNEAAKSSGGASYSGYLTRMRDEALGTCTDEERKALEDITGESFDPKPDFPITEPVGPGQKWTVDAVLGSMRGSKSFERGRSLFFSAKCASCHRLRGLGGAIGPDLTSIPNKFDERYLAEAIVHPSNHISDQYGSSRVLTDEGRVITGLVVKQDNGDLLVYPVEADAKPIAVEADTIEQIDPSKVSQMPEALLDQLNADEVRDLMTYLMSAGDKNDRRYRQ, from the coding sequence ATGATCCGAAGAATACTACTGCTTGCCATTCCTATCGCCGCGAGCCTTGTTGGCTGGGATAATGGATGGACCGCTGAACCTCGATACTCCGTCCTGTTCAATGGAAAAAATCTCGACGGCTGGAAAGGGGATCCAAAACTTTGGTCTGTTCAGAACGGGTCCATCGTCGGACAGACCACAGACCAAGCCCCAATCCCAGCAAACACATTTCTCATCAGGCAAGATGGCAATGTCGGCGACTTCGAACTGAAATGCCTCGTCCGCTTCGAAGGCAATAACTCGGGCGTCCAATACCGCAGTGAATTCGCTGATGAAACCTCGCTCGCACTAAAAGGCTACCAAGCTGACCTGCACCCACGCATCGACTATATGGGAATGATGTATGGGGAAAAAACCGGTCGCGGCATCATCGCCCAAGGCGGTCAACGCGTCGTCATCGATCCGGACGGCAAACCAAAAACGACCGAGCTTCGTGGCCTTTCCGATATCGACACATCCGATTGGAATGAGCTTCGTATCGTCGCCGTTGGCAATCGCATGATTCACCAAATCAACGGTACGACGACGATCGACCTTACCGATCGCCACCCAGAAGCGAAACTGTCGGGCCTGCTGGGACTTCAACTGCATCGCGGCCCGGCAATGAAAGTGGAGTTCCGCAGCGTGCTCTATCGAGCGCTGTCCAACCAAGATGGTGAGCAGCTCGTCGAACAACTAGCCAAAGCCACCAAGCTAAAATCCGATACAACGGATGATTCCGGCGATATCAGCGAAGCGCCGGCATCGTGGGTTCAACGAAACTCCAAACCAAAGTGGATCTGGGCAAAGGCTCCCAAAGATGGACAGAAGGTTGCATTCCGCAAAACGTTCAACTTGCAAGGCAACATCACCGCGGCGCAAATCTATACGACTTGCGATAATCGCATGCAACTTTGGATCAACGGCCAGTCCATCGCTACCAGCAACGCCTGGGAACGTCCCGTCATTCGTTCGATCGCAGACGCCTTGACCGAAGGTCCGAACACGATCGCGATCGAAGGCCAAAACGAAGGCGGTGTCGCGGCACTGGTTTCGCGAATCAAAATTCAGTCTGGAAACCAAACGAAGTTCATCGATACCGATTCGTCTTGGAAATTCACCGAAACTGCCAGTGCCGGTTGGCAACAAAATTCTTTCGACGATTCCAAGTGGGAATCAGCGAAAGCGATCGGCGAGTTAGGTGATACCCCTTGGGGAGTTCCCGGGATCGATGGCCGCCAATCGGGCTCTCGGCTAATCAATCCACACAGTATCTATGCACCACCCGGCTTTGTCGTCGATCGAATTTACGAAGTCCCCTCAGAACAAGGCAGCTGGGTCGCGTTAGCCACCGATCCCCAAGGCCGTATCTACGCATGCGATCAAGGCGGTGAAGGCTTGTTCCGGCTGACCATTCGCGATGGGCAGTCACCATTGGTCGAATCGGTTTCGCAAGGCGCACTATCAAATCTCTCAGGTGCGCAAGGACTGCACTGGGCATTCGACAGTCTCTGGTTTCACCGCAATGGCGGGCATCTGTATCGCTTAACCGACACGGACGGAGATGACCGGCTCGACATGGTCGAAGAATTCCCCGGTGGCACCGGTGGCGGCGAACATGGCAATCACGCAGTCCTAACCACACCCGATGGCAAAGGACTGTACATGGTCGGCGGCAACCATGCTCCCATTGCCAAAGACAGCAACAGCGAAGTCCCTACTTGGTACGAAGGCCTACTGCTGCCGCGCATGTGGGACTCCGGAGGCCACGCCCGTGGCTTGACCGCACCGGGCGGCTGGGTAACAAGACTAAACATCGAAGACAAAACCCAAACAATTCAAACGATCGGCTTTCGGAACGAATACGACATCGCACTAAATCGCCATGGCGATTTGTTTACCTACGATGCCGACATGGAATGGGACTTGGGACTTCCATGGTACCGACCGACCAGAATCTGCTTTGTTGCCAAAGGAGCAGACTTTGGATGGCGCAGCGGCTCTGGCAAATGGCCAGCCTACTACGAAGATTCACTTCCCTCGGTCGTTGATATCGGTCCCGGCTCGCCAACCGGAGTCATCTCAGGATTGTCCGCTGACTTTCCGACTCGATATCGAGATGCCATCTTCGCAGCCGATTGGACGTTCGGAACGATGTACGCCATCCATCTGAAACCTGATGGCGCAGGATACAAGGGCGAAGCAGAGCCGTTTGTTTATGGCAGCCCACTTCCTTTGACGGATGTCACCATTGGTGCTGACCGTTCGATGTACTTCGCGATCGGTGGTCGTGGAACCCGCTCCGGACTTTACCGCGTCCGATACGTTGGTGACCAAGCCACCTCGGAACCGAGCGGCATCGATGCGGCTTCAGCAAAGGCTCGCCAACAGCGCATTGTACTGGAAGCGTTTCACGGTGTTGAAAATCCAAAAGCGATCGACATCGCTTGGCCACACTTGGCAAGCAACGATCGCTACCTGCGCCACGCGGCTCGCATCGCGATCGAAAGTCAGCCGACCGCAGGATGGGCCGAGCGGATCGCCAACGAAGCCAACCCGCAGGCTCGAATCACTGCCACCGTCGCATTGGCCCGAGTTGGTAAAGAAACCGATCAAGAAGCTGCGTTGACGTACCTGCTGGACATCAAGCCAAGCAGCCTAAACGAAGGGCAGATGCTGGGTCTGCTTCGTGCGTATGCGTTGATTTTCGAGCGACTGGGAAAACCGACGGCAACTCAATCCGATGCTGTTATTTCACAGATCGGTCCAATGCTTCCATCGGAAAGCGACAACATCAACACCGAACTGATTCGCGTTTTGACCTACTTGCGGTGGGAAAAGGTTGTGCCCAAAGCAATGGACCTGATCGTCAATCGCAAACCGACACCGCCTCCGGCATGGACCGAACTGGCCAGTCGAAATGCAGGATACGGTGGCCCGATCAATCGAATGATCGAAAACATGCCACCGATGAGCGAAATCAACTACGCGTTTATCCTGCGAAATATGCGTCAGGGTTGGACCGTTGATTTGCGTCGGCAATATTTCACGTTTCTAAACGAAGCGGCAAAGTCATCGGGCGGCGCGAGCTATTCCGGATACCTCACCCGCATGCGTGACGAGGCACTCGGAACCTGCACCGACGAGGAAAGAAAAGCTCTCGAAGACATCACAGGCGAAAGCTTTGATCCGAAGCCAGATTTCCCGATCACCGAACCTGTAGGTCCCGGCCAGAAATGGACGGTCGATGCGGTGTTAGGTTCAATGCGTGGTTCAAAAAGCTTTGAACGGGGACGTTCATTGTTCTTCAGTGCCAAATGCGCATCATGCCACCGACTGCGTGGGCTGGGGGGAGCCATCGGGCCGGACCTCACCAGCATCCCCAACAAGTTTGATGAACGGTACCTTGCCGAAGCGATCGTTCATCCGAGCAACCACATTTCGGACCAGTACGGATCGTCTCGTGTGCTGACCGACGAAGGTCGTGTGATCACCGGCCTAGTCGTCAAGCAAGACAATGGCGACTTGTTGGTCTACCCCGTGGAAGCCGATGCAAAACCGATTGCCGTCGAAGCGGACACGATTGAGCAGATCGATCCGTCAAAGGTTTCGCAAATGCCCGAAGCACTGCTCGATCAATTGAATGCCGACGAAGTCCGCGACCTGATGACCTATCTGATGTCTGCGGGCGATAAAAACGATCGACGCTATCGACAGTAG
- a CDS encoding DUF11 domain-containing protein — MKRNTPLHRCVTKLVAPMAIGLGALSVGCQSTQTGPPAAQLSNPMAPQQSFSAFGAPGGPAVNPAASPVNASAAATSTAANPAVAQVGFFNRLHGQSSCNACTTGACQSCAPEMVMAPRYGVDPQEWLCNGGDQNPTAVLLNGDRVAGTEPQDAVVHYTTEAGDIKFAASNPVCVYSPRFGSVRQVHGAVAGEAAIGLGNTYRPVGPGGIGLSQPSLAINEVNKLAHANVAKRVDSMRDRNRGVPVANIVGPVFFEDVWAILATLDRQSLVQLDESQIAILQRGAVAAQSWMIRDAVEVMIESMKPPTLIRDAAVEGFVEYDFPDAGRLQIVKVADRDAAALGDTVTFAIHLRNVGDSPVDHVEIVDSLVTRLEFVADSQKSDHPAKFTKATNEAGSEILTWTLNDPLKVGETVMIEFSCKVR, encoded by the coding sequence ATGAAACGCAACACTCCATTACATCGCTGCGTGACCAAGCTTGTCGCCCCCATGGCGATTGGCCTGGGAGCTTTATCGGTCGGTTGTCAATCCACACAAACAGGTCCACCTGCGGCTCAGCTATCGAACCCGATGGCACCGCAACAAAGCTTTTCGGCGTTCGGCGCTCCAGGCGGCCCTGCGGTCAACCCAGCAGCCAGCCCCGTCAACGCGTCGGCCGCTGCAACATCGACCGCCGCGAACCCTGCTGTCGCACAAGTCGGTTTCTTCAACCGCCTGCATGGCCAATCAAGTTGCAACGCGTGCACTACCGGGGCATGCCAAAGCTGCGCACCAGAGATGGTTATGGCTCCACGCTACGGCGTCGATCCACAAGAATGGTTGTGCAATGGTGGAGACCAAAACCCGACAGCAGTTTTGCTTAACGGTGATCGCGTCGCCGGTACCGAACCGCAAGACGCGGTGGTGCATTACACAACCGAGGCGGGTGACATCAAGTTTGCCGCCAGCAATCCCGTTTGTGTCTACTCACCACGCTTCGGATCGGTCCGCCAAGTCCATGGTGCGGTCGCAGGAGAAGCCGCGATCGGACTCGGGAACACCTATCGTCCGGTTGGCCCTGGCGGAATCGGCTTGTCGCAACCCAGCTTAGCGATCAACGAAGTCAACAAACTGGCGCATGCAAATGTCGCCAAACGAGTCGACTCGATGCGTGATCGCAATCGTGGTGTTCCGGTTGCCAACATCGTCGGACCAGTCTTCTTCGAAGACGTTTGGGCGATCCTCGCGACCCTCGATCGTCAATCGTTGGTCCAGTTGGATGAATCTCAAATCGCGATCCTACAACGTGGAGCGGTTGCCGCGCAGTCTTGGATGATTCGCGATGCGGTCGAAGTGATGATCGAATCGATGAAACCGCCGACATTGATCCGCGATGCGGCCGTCGAAGGCTTCGTCGAATACGACTTCCCAGATGCCGGACGTCTGCAAATCGTCAAGGTTGCAGACCGCGACGCGGCAGCCTTAGGCGATACCGTCACCTTCGCGATTCACCTTCGCAATGTCGGTGACAGCCCAGTCGATCACGTCGAAATTGTCGATAGCCTGGTAACACGCCTTGAGTTTGTCGCCGATTCGCAGAAATCGGATCATCCAGCGAAGTTCACGAAAGCAACCAACGAAGCCGGTTCAGAGATCCTCACCTGGACACTGAACGATCCGCTAAAGGTTGGCGAAACCGTGATGATCGAATTCTCTTGCAAAGTTCGGTAG
- a CDS encoding RtcB family protein: protein MLANQEKKMATFTPTGEATAILPTGTTAPITVIGTEAIRETFDDLCIQQAINSRTAPGVTELVLNPDAHCGYGAPVGCVMVSPTHIYPGPVGVDIKCSMSLLQLDLPADAVEDRRTRRELIDAICKRTPTGAGKGQRSVPKARHVERDLGVDVVTQGASESVCRSIGIPPEWATRCEDSFHVGHDETTDALCNRLDRLMAEPSMSNFANKMTQLGSYGGGNHFGECEVVEVGQSERARAVAETFGLRDGNVAFLSHCGSRGFGHNLASGQFKSLQAMFQKWGIPLPADDRQLVYAPLGTPQANDYLDDMALGANFATVNHLLINALVLEAFQEVIPGTKGQLVYFISHNIARQEIVNNVKSWVHRKGATRAMPAGHYSLAGTPFASTGHPILLPGNPRDGSAVMVADAGAEKSCFSVNHGAGRVLGRKRANRELDQTKIDRELDQHDILSNCRFYPKDEAPAAYKDFDEVLTSVKKAGLASEVARLKARFVIKDASKADD, encoded by the coding sequence ATGCTTGCAAATCAAGAGAAGAAAATGGCCACATTCACTCCGACCGGCGAAGCGACTGCGATCCTGCCGACCGGAACCACCGCACCGATCACCGTCATTGGAACGGAAGCGATTCGCGAGACGTTTGATGATCTGTGCATTCAGCAAGCAATCAATTCGCGGACCGCACCTGGTGTGACCGAATTGGTCCTCAACCCCGATGCTCATTGTGGGTATGGAGCCCCGGTCGGTTGTGTGATGGTTTCGCCAACGCACATCTATCCCGGCCCGGTTGGCGTTGATATCAAATGTTCAATGAGTTTGCTTCAATTGGATTTGCCTGCCGATGCGGTCGAAGATCGACGAACGCGCCGGGAATTGATCGATGCGATTTGCAAGCGAACTCCGACCGGAGCCGGAAAGGGGCAGCGAAGTGTTCCCAAGGCTCGACATGTCGAACGAGACTTGGGAGTCGACGTGGTGACCCAAGGGGCGAGCGAGTCGGTTTGCCGTTCAATCGGAATTCCGCCGGAGTGGGCAACTCGATGCGAAGACTCCTTTCACGTCGGACATGATGAGACCACGGATGCGTTATGCAATCGCTTGGACCGTTTGATGGCAGAACCTTCGATGTCGAACTTTGCTAACAAAATGACCCAACTCGGTTCGTACGGAGGTGGGAACCACTTCGGCGAATGTGAAGTGGTCGAAGTTGGTCAAAGCGAACGAGCGCGTGCAGTTGCCGAAACGTTCGGGCTCCGTGATGGGAACGTTGCCTTCCTATCGCATTGTGGGTCGCGTGGATTCGGTCACAACTTAGCCAGTGGGCAGTTCAAATCGTTGCAAGCGATGTTTCAGAAATGGGGCATCCCTTTGCCCGCGGACGATCGCCAACTTGTTTACGCTCCGTTGGGGACTCCGCAAGCGAACGACTACTTGGACGATATGGCGCTGGGTGCAAACTTTGCAACGGTCAATCACCTGTTGATCAATGCACTTGTCTTGGAAGCGTTTCAAGAAGTGATTCCCGGAACGAAAGGGCAGTTGGTTTATTTCATCAGCCACAACATTGCTCGGCAGGAAATTGTCAACAACGTCAAGAGTTGGGTTCATCGCAAAGGTGCGACACGCGCAATGCCAGCGGGTCACTATTCGCTAGCAGGTACTCCGTTCGCATCGACCGGTCATCCGATTTTGCTTCCCGGGAATCCGCGTGACGGATCGGCCGTGATGGTTGCCGATGCGGGGGCTGAAAAGTCTTGCTTTAGCGTCAACCATGGCGCGGGGCGAGTCTTGGGACGTAAACGGGCAAACCGTGAACTTGACCAAACCAAGATCGATCGCGAGCTAGATCAGCACGATATCCTTAGCAACTGTCGCTTCTACCCCAAGGACGAAGCACCAGCGGCTTACAAAGATTTCGATGAAGTTCTCACTAGCGTGAAGAAGGCGGGACTGGCAAGCGAAGTTGCACGATTGAAAGCTCGCTTCGTTATCAAAGACGCCAGCAAAGCAGACGACTGA
- a CDS encoding LPS assembly protein LptD has protein sequence MIETLLAGTEAIADSRQRTNDSTGNRSCPEFTCAKKMHVEDVSLFGTDPWSGQGKLLKLLIGTLTAMALVTSLVGSPQSLSAGENRFAAEASAPRSAENATASYVANARIVQGEVKLSSRTVFRWHEGQTQISLAEGDCRLDFSGRSFVATKILMITDGPRGRVRNRLVIESLAVQGSGSKGQDTPVVFTLQTDDEPNVQADQYRGKPSQRPFLMDYLEQSDSLNPVQQAQATATNSLASENEVAQAQFSQYAQTQTPQPIADPDVNYPFSPPPTHNGEMELYGPSGDYPAQPYLGSSTTSLAPALSDNAVSGGTSFVFGGGSKGLEIGARNPSSPPLVDMQLRPETNETILFGRGGVVLTIRDVSARFDDGRVMDFGTVTISADRVVGWLPSMTDVINGDADLNAADGELYLEGDIVFRAGESLIYAESMYYNVVQETGMVLDAEAITTVPEYQGVVRLKAEVMQQISHGNYRAFDAAVTSSRLGVPRYWLQSERLDFYEKTRNVVDRDTGLLVSDNDPFVRSRNSYVFVGGIPVFYWPRFATSLERPVFYIKGIKVRNDYNFGTQVLLDWDIFQLLGIENIPKGVDWELSTDYLSERGPALGTNLKYDVPAFFGFVGHARGSIDAWAINDDGVDRLGRGRLEVEPEEDFRGRARVRHRQTFQNGWEATAQLGWLSDRNFLEMYFENEWDQDSDHVTELRIQKYYHNQLFELSATPQLNDFFQKTERLPEFNHYLFGGSLLHDRLTWQMHNHASYSRLNVADDPLDPIQKVNHFPLPGELQRQGVIASTRQELAMDFNFGPFSIRPIASVEASHYGEAANGDSLTRLLGQSGVQLNLPMVRVDPTIQSTLLNMRGLAHKVDWTAEYWYADSNTDLDELPYYDPLDDDAQEQFRRRFIGTTFGGSLPDQFDPRNYAYRQGVQRWLASPSEVVADDLQQIRLGLNQRFQTKRGLPGQDRIVDIMQIDFETILFPRGDRDNFGETLGPTMYDFRYHIGDRLSLVSDGYLDFFTDGLRSLSAGVRSSRPGVSDWYVGMMSMEGPISSTVFRSNFDYRVSEKWIVSGGTTYDFGNTGYVGQNFGLTRIGESMLLRMNFNVDRGRDNVSLGFVIEPRFFARTLGAIGGGMIPPPGIEGLE, from the coding sequence TTGATTGAAACGCTTTTGGCCGGCACGGAAGCCATCGCCGATTCGCGTCAGCGGACAAACGACAGCACGGGCAATCGCTCGTGCCCGGAGTTCACATGCGCAAAGAAGATGCATGTGGAAGATGTCAGTTTGTTCGGAACAGATCCCTGGTCAGGCCAAGGTAAGCTTCTAAAGCTACTTATCGGCACGTTGACCGCGATGGCTTTAGTCACGTCGCTGGTTGGATCCCCCCAGTCGCTATCAGCCGGTGAGAATCGCTTTGCGGCAGAGGCGTCCGCACCCCGATCAGCTGAAAATGCGACCGCTTCGTATGTGGCCAATGCGCGGATCGTGCAAGGCGAAGTAAAACTGTCATCGCGCACCGTCTTTCGTTGGCATGAAGGCCAGACACAAATTTCCCTTGCCGAAGGCGACTGCCGGCTGGATTTTTCGGGCCGCAGTTTCGTAGCCACCAAGATCTTGATGATCACCGATGGTCCGCGGGGAAGAGTTCGCAATCGTTTGGTGATCGAATCACTTGCCGTTCAGGGCAGCGGTTCGAAAGGGCAGGACACGCCTGTCGTCTTCACGCTGCAGACCGACGACGAGCCAAACGTTCAAGCGGACCAGTACCGCGGCAAACCATCCCAGCGACCGTTCTTGATGGACTACCTCGAGCAGTCCGATTCGCTAAATCCGGTTCAGCAAGCTCAGGCAACAGCGACAAATTCGCTGGCCTCGGAGAATGAAGTCGCTCAAGCACAATTCTCTCAGTATGCACAAACGCAGACACCGCAACCGATTGCCGATCCGGATGTGAACTACCCGTTTTCGCCGCCGCCGACTCACAATGGCGAAATGGAACTTTACGGTCCCAGCGGCGATTACCCGGCCCAGCCTTACCTCGGATCGTCGACAACCAGCCTTGCACCAGCGCTGAGCGACAACGCAGTATCCGGTGGAACTAGTTTCGTTTTTGGTGGCGGAAGCAAGGGATTAGAAATTGGTGCGAGAAACCCATCATCGCCTCCCTTGGTGGACATGCAGCTTCGTCCAGAAACCAACGAAACAATTCTGTTCGGGCGTGGCGGTGTTGTCCTAACCATCCGTGATGTATCAGCAAGATTCGATGACGGAAGGGTAATGGATTTTGGTACCGTCACGATCTCGGCTGACCGAGTCGTTGGTTGGTTGCCGAGTATGACTGATGTGATCAATGGCGATGCAGACTTAAATGCTGCCGATGGCGAGCTGTACCTCGAAGGCGATATCGTTTTCCGGGCAGGTGAAAGCCTGATCTATGCCGAATCGATGTATTACAACGTCGTCCAAGAAACCGGCATGGTGCTTGATGCCGAAGCGATTACGACCGTCCCGGAATACCAGGGCGTCGTCCGGCTAAAAGCTGAAGTCATGCAGCAGATTTCGCACGGCAACTATCGCGCGTTTGATGCCGCCGTAACCAGCAGTCGCCTTGGCGTGCCACGCTACTGGCTGCAAAGCGAGCGGTTGGACTTCTACGAAAAGACTCGCAACGTCGTCGATCGCGACACCGGGCTGCTCGTTTCCGACAACGATCCGTTTGTTCGCAGTCGCAATAGCTATGTTTTCGTCGGTGGAATCCCAGTGTTCTACTGGCCCCGGTTTGCGACAAGCCTCGAACGGCCGGTGTTTTATATCAAAGGCATCAAGGTTCGAAACGACTATAACTTTGGGACACAAGTCCTACTGGACTGGGATATCTTTCAGCTGCTTGGCATCGAGAATATTCCTAAAGGTGTCGACTGGGAACTTTCCACGGACTACCTCAGCGAACGAGGCCCGGCACTCGGTACCAATCTGAAATATGATGTTCCGGCGTTCTTCGGGTTTGTTGGTCATGCCCGGGGATCGATTGACGCTTGGGCGATCAATGACGATGGCGTCGACCGGCTTGGCCGGGGCCGTCTGGAAGTCGAGCCCGAAGAAGATTTCCGTGGCCGCGCACGCGTCCGACATCGTCAAACCTTTCAGAACGGTTGGGAAGCCACTGCCCAACTTGGCTGGTTGAGTGATCGCAACTTTTTGGAAATGTATTTCGAGAATGAATGGGACCAGGATTCAGATCACGTTACCGAACTGCGTATTCAAAAGTACTATCACAATCAGCTGTTCGAGTTGTCGGCGACGCCACAACTGAACGACTTCTTCCAAAAGACCGAACGGCTACCGGAATTCAATCACTACCTGTTTGGCGGGTCTCTGCTGCATGATCGCCTGACTTGGCAGATGCACAACCATGCCTCGTACTCACGATTGAATGTCGCCGATGATCCACTGGATCCCATTCAGAAAGTCAACCATTTCCCGTTGCCAGGTGAACTGCAACGACAAGGCGTGATCGCATCGACTCGCCAAGAATTGGCGATGGACTTCAACTTCGGCCCCTTTAGCATCCGACCGATCGCATCGGTTGAAGCGTCACACTATGGCGAAGCAGCCAACGGTGATTCGCTGACACGATTGCTAGGGCAATCCGGAGTTCAACTGAACTTACCGATGGTGCGTGTCGACCCGACGATCCAAAGCACGTTGCTGAATATGCGTGGATTGGCACATAAAGTCGACTGGACCGCCGAGTACTGGTACGCGGACAGCAATACCGATCTAGACGAACTGCCGTACTACGATCCATTGGATGACGATGCCCAAGAGCAATTCCGACGTCGGTTCATCGGAACGACTTTTGGTGGATCTCTTCCCGATCAGTTTGACCCACGAAACTATGCCTATCGTCAAGGCGTTCAGCGTTGGCTTGCCAGTCCTAGCGAAGTGGTTGCCGATGACTTGCAACAAATTCGCCTGGGACTGAACCAACGTTTTCAAACCAAACGAGGTTTGCCCGGGCAAGATCGTATCGTCGATATCATGCAGATCGATTTCGAAACGATTCTGTTCCCCCGTGGCGACCGAGACAACTTTGGCGAAACACTTGGCCCGACGATGTATGACTTTCGCTACCACATCGGCGATCGTCTCTCTCTTGTCAGTGACGGCTACCTTGACTTCTTCACAGATGGGCTTCGCTCTTTAAGTGCCGGTGTTCGTAGCAGCCGCCCTGGGGTAAGCGACTGGTACGTTGGCATGATGTCGATGGAAGGCCCTATCAGTAGCACGGTGTTCCGATCAAATTTTGACTACCGTGTCAGTGAAAAATGGATCGTCTCCGGCGGCACCACTTATGACTTTGGCAATACGGGTTATGTCGGCCAGAACTTTGGCTTGACCCGAATTGGTGAATCGATGCTGCTACGCATGAACTTCAACGTCGACCGTGGACGAGACAACGTCAGCCTCGGCTTTGTCATCGAACCTCGGTTCTTTGCAAGAACCCTGGGTGCGATCGGTGGTGGCATGATCCCTCCACCCGGTATCGAAGGATTGGAATAG
- the cutA gene encoding divalent-cation tolerance protein CutA: MSETPQIIVCLTTVADERQAHSLARLLLADKVAACVQIDSPIQSFYRWDDKDCVEQELRLVIKTTAEQTEKLKSTLMEHHPYSQPQILMLGCIDAESGYANWVAESVG; encoded by the coding sequence ATGTCAGAAACACCCCAGATTATCGTTTGTCTGACGACGGTTGCGGATGAGCGGCAGGCCCACTCGCTGGCGAGATTGTTGCTGGCGGACAAGGTCGCGGCCTGCGTTCAGATCGATTCGCCGATCCAAAGTTTCTATCGCTGGGATGACAAAGATTGCGTCGAGCAAGAATTACGGCTGGTTATTAAAACCACGGCCGAGCAGACGGAAAAACTGAAATCGACGTTGATGGAACACCATCCGTATTCTCAGCCACAAATCCTGATGCTTGGCTGTATCGATGCGGAATCCGGTTACGCGAATTGGGTTGCAGAGAGTGTTGGTTGA
- a CDS encoding bacterioferritin, with the protein MDYQPIIDHLNECLKHEWTGVAQYSQASFLIEGVWREVYAKTFIENAEESFGHAKLVGEKISALGGVPVVTRNEIKQTRDLQEILKNSLEFESKAVEMYTKALDMAEGDRALVIFLENILEEEQEGVDEFTKLLRGSEAMESAKSSTKTA; encoded by the coding sequence ATGGACTACCAACCGATCATCGACCACCTGAATGAATGCCTGAAACATGAGTGGACTGGCGTAGCCCAGTACTCCCAAGCAAGCTTCTTGATCGAAGGCGTTTGGCGTGAAGTTTACGCCAAGACGTTTATCGAAAACGCTGAGGAATCATTTGGCCACGCCAAACTTGTTGGCGAAAAGATCTCGGCACTTGGCGGCGTCCCCGTCGTGACTCGCAATGAAATCAAGCAAACGCGTGACTTGCAAGAGATCCTGAAGAACAGCTTGGAATTCGAATCCAAAGCCGTTGAGATGTACACCAAGGCACTGGATATGGCCGAAGGCGACCGAGCCTTGGTGATCTTCCTGGAAAACATCCTTGAAGAAGAACAGGAAGGCGTCGACGAATTCACCAAGTTGCTCCGCGGCAGCGAAGCAATGGAATCGGCCAAGAGCAGCACCAAAACAGCCTAG